In Streptomyces longhuiensis, the following proteins share a genomic window:
- a CDS encoding carbohydrate ABC transporter permease, protein MKSAKHSRLGRSWLPAHILVWLYAVLLVVPLYYFVASAFKTNEEIFASPFALPSSFGLGNFSTAFHSADLGLAVVNSALVTVFSLVLTLALAIPAAFALARSTGRLASLVESVFSLGFLIPTFAALFPTFLLAAATGLFHTRTFMILFLPATAMPLSVVILVQFMRTIPREMEEAARMDGASTFAVLRHVYTPMCLPGIATVLLLNFLTFWNEYLYSLVIIGPDPAQRTVQVALPTLKSITGTDYGVLTAGTVLTLVPVWIVYTVLQKRMQQALVSGAVKM, encoded by the coding sequence ATGAAGTCCGCCAAGCACAGCCGCCTCGGCAGGTCCTGGCTGCCCGCCCACATCCTCGTCTGGCTCTACGCGGTGCTCCTCGTCGTGCCGCTGTACTACTTCGTCGCCTCGGCGTTCAAGACGAACGAGGAGATCTTCGCCAGTCCGTTCGCGCTGCCGTCGTCATTCGGTCTCGGCAACTTCAGTACCGCCTTCCACAGCGCCGACCTCGGGCTCGCTGTCGTCAACTCGGCCCTGGTGACGGTGTTCTCGCTCGTCCTGACGCTGGCGCTCGCGATCCCCGCGGCGTTCGCGCTGGCCCGTTCGACGGGCCGGCTCGCCTCCCTGGTCGAGAGCGTCTTCTCGCTGGGGTTCCTGATCCCGACGTTCGCGGCGCTCTTCCCGACGTTCCTGCTCGCCGCGGCCACCGGCCTGTTCCACACGCGCACGTTCATGATCCTGTTCCTGCCGGCCACGGCGATGCCGCTCTCGGTGGTGATCCTGGTCCAGTTCATGCGGACCATTCCCAGGGAGATGGAGGAGGCGGCCCGCATGGACGGTGCCTCGACCTTCGCGGTGCTGCGGCACGTGTACACGCCGATGTGCCTGCCCGGCATCGCGACGGTGCTCCTGCTGAACTTCCTGACGTTCTGGAACGAGTACCTGTACTCGCTCGTCATCATCGGCCCGGACCCGGCGCAGCGCACGGTCCAGGTGGCGCTGCCCACGCTGAAGTCCATCACCGGGACGGACTACGGCGTCCTGACCGCGGGGACCGTCCTCACTCTCGTACCGGTGTGGATCGTCTATACGGTGCTCCAGAAGCGGATGCAGCAGGCACTCGTCAGTGGGGCGGTGAAGATGTGA
- a CDS encoding LacI family DNA-binding transcriptional regulator, whose amino-acid sequence MSGTRPKRPTGRPTIKAVAAAAGVSTAAVSQAFNEKGRLAEPTRRRILDAAAELGWSPSASASALRSARTRTLALVVRRPTDVLGADPHFSELITGIEGELAPRGYGLLLHLVAGVDEESALYERLASEGRVDGAVLTDARADDPRPALLRRIGLPSVLLGAPDPEATVPTVGLGNQGAGVHEAVDHLLGLGHRRIAYVSGPAELQHTRLRRTVFEETLELAGLRPAAVLSTDFSESAAVAATEALIGRAERPTAIVYANDSMAVCGIGTAQRAGLAVPRDLSVVGYDNLPLGRWLHPRLTTVDQQVQRVGAAAARVLLARCGEDVPETALEGRPHLVVRESTGPATP is encoded by the coding sequence GTGAGCGGGACCCGACCGAAACGGCCGACCGGTCGTCCGACCATCAAGGCGGTGGCGGCCGCGGCGGGGGTGTCGACGGCCGCCGTGTCGCAGGCGTTCAACGAGAAGGGCCGGCTCGCCGAGCCGACCCGGCGGCGGATCCTCGACGCGGCGGCGGAGCTCGGCTGGTCGCCGAGCGCGTCGGCCTCGGCGCTGCGCAGCGCCCGTACGCGCACACTCGCGCTCGTCGTGCGCAGGCCCACCGACGTGCTCGGGGCCGACCCGCACTTCAGTGAGCTGATCACCGGTATAGAGGGCGAGTTGGCGCCGCGCGGCTACGGTCTGCTCCTGCATCTGGTCGCCGGTGTCGACGAGGAGAGCGCGCTGTACGAGCGGCTCGCCTCGGAGGGCCGGGTCGACGGGGCCGTCCTGACGGACGCGCGGGCCGACGACCCGCGCCCGGCGCTGCTGCGGCGCATAGGTCTTCCGTCGGTGCTGCTCGGCGCGCCCGACCCGGAGGCGACCGTGCCGACCGTCGGGCTCGGCAACCAGGGGGCGGGCGTCCACGAGGCGGTCGACCACCTGCTCGGGCTCGGCCACCGGCGCATCGCGTACGTCTCCGGACCCGCCGAGCTCCAGCACACCCGGCTGCGCCGCACGGTCTTCGAGGAGACACTCGAACTCGCCGGGCTCCGGCCCGCCGCCGTCCTGAGCACCGACTTCTCGGAGTCGGCCGCCGTCGCCGCGACCGAGGCGCTCATCGGACGCGCCGAGCGGCCGACCGCGATCGTGTACGCCAACGACTCGATGGCCGTGTGCGGCATCGGCACCGCCCAGCGGGCCGGCCTCGCCGTGCCCCGGGACCTGTCCGTCGTCGGCTACGACAACCTCCCCCTCGGCCGGTGGCTGCACCCGCGCCTGACGACCGTCGACCAGCAGGTGCAGCGGGTCGGCGCGGCCGCCGCGCGCGTGCTGCTCGCCCGGTGCGGCGAGGACGTCCCCGAGACAGCGCTCGAAGGGCGCCCGCACCTGGTCGTCCGCGAGTCGACCGGCCCCGCAACCCCCTGA